A genomic window from Flavobacterium phycosphaerae includes:
- a CDS encoding PadR family transcriptional regulator produces the protein MNIENTKAQMRKGVLEFCILSVLKEKDAYTSEILDTLKNAKLLVVEGTVYPLLTRLKNDGLLNYRWEESTSGPPRKYYGLTELGKTFLTELNGTWTELSDAVNIITNQK, from the coding sequence ATGAATATTGAAAACACAAAAGCCCAAATGCGTAAAGGTGTTTTAGAATTTTGTATCTTGTCTGTCCTAAAAGAAAAAGATGCCTACACCTCTGAAATATTAGACACTTTAAAAAACGCCAAATTGCTTGTAGTAGAGGGAACTGTTTATCCGCTGCTGACAAGACTTAAAAACGACGGATTACTCAACTACCGTTGGGAAGAATCAACCTCGGGACCACCACGAAAATATTATGGTTTGACCGAATTAGGAAAAACATTTTTAACTGAATTGAACGGCACTTGGACAGAACTGTCAGACGCTGTGAACATCATAACCAATCAAAAATAA
- a CDS encoding DUF4442 domain-containing protein, whose translation MKLSPSRLNTFLFFKLPSAFWCGVRVKSVSEHECVATVKHRWFNQNPFNSMYFAVQAMAAELTTGALVMIQIKKSGKKISMLVANNNGNFTKKATGRITFTCRDGHLIEDAIQKTIATGEGQTIWMQSIGTNEMGEQVSELNFEWSIKLKP comes from the coding sequence ATGAAACTTTCGCCTTCAAGATTGAATACTTTTTTATTTTTTAAATTACCTTCCGCTTTTTGGTGTGGTGTTAGGGTTAAATCGGTTTCTGAGCATGAATGTGTGGCTACCGTTAAGCATCGTTGGTTTAATCAAAATCCGTTTAACTCTATGTATTTCGCGGTGCAGGCTATGGCGGCTGAATTGACTACCGGGGCTTTGGTAATGATACAAATCAAGAAATCCGGAAAGAAAATCTCCATGTTGGTGGCCAATAATAATGGAAACTTCACCAAAAAAGCCACAGGAAGAATAACATTCACTTGCCGTGATGGTCATCTAATAGAAGATGCTATTCAAAAAACTATAGCCACCGGAGAAGGACAAACCATATGGATGCAATCCATCGGTACAAATGAAATGGGGGAACAAGTTTCTGAATTAAACTTCGAATGGAGCATCAAACTTAAGCCGTAG